TAAAATCTGTTCTGGATTCTGCTGATTGAGCTTCACCATATTATAAAGCTGGTGAAGACCCGCTTCTTGTTAATTGACCTCCTAAATGGGTTCCGGCAAATGTTCTGGGAAGTTTCTCAGCTATCTGAATACAGTTCACTGCAAATAGTATCAGTCTTTCTTCTAGATAAAATTTTTGTTTAGGCTCCATGTCATTTCTTTATGCTACAAATTAAAACCTTGCAATCACCTAACAATCAGGTATTTATACCGGCTATTTATACGTATTCTTGAAACTTTTTATAGTTTCAATTCTCTTCATTTCCTATTTCCTGTTTCTTATTCCTTATTTCTCTGTTTTATGCTTTTCTTAACTCCCTGATAATCAATTCTCCAATTCAAGTTTCTAAATTGCTTATAATTAACTAATTTTGCCAACTTGTATGAATAGGATCGGAATCTTTTTATTGGCGTCTGTTTTACTGGTATCGTGTTCTAATAAGTTCTCCAAAGTTTTGAAGAGCAAGGACTACGAGTACAAATACAAAATGGCAGAACAGTATTATGCCAAGAAAGATTACACGAAAGCACAAGTGCTCTTTGAAGACATTTTTCCTTACGTAAAAGGTACTGCTCGTTATGAGGATATGTACTATAAGTTCGCATACTCTTATTATTACCAGAACGATTTCATGAATGCTGAAAATCTGTTCAAGAGTTTTGTAGAGAATTTCCCGAACAGTACAAAAGGTGAGGAGTGTGATTACATGCGTGCGTATTGTTATTTCAGACAATCGCCAAAGATCGATTTGGATCAGACCAGTACGAATAAGACCATGCAGTTGATGCAGGCGTTTATTAATACACATCCTACTTCCAGTCGCGTACAGGAAGCAACCGATATCATTGATAAGTGCAGAGAGAAACTGGAAGCAAAAGAATTCAAAAGCGCACAGTTATATTATAACCTTGGTTTTTATAAAGCTGCCGCTATCGCTTTTGGAAATGTATCCGATAATTTTCCGGATTCTAAAAAAGCAGATGAATACAAACTCCAGGTGATCAAGTCTTATTTCCGTTATGCTGAAATGAGTTATGAAGAAAAGCAGATAGAGCGTTTTCAGAAAGTGATCGAAGAATGTCAGGATTTTTCAGACCGTTATGCAGATAGTAAGTATCTGGAAGAGGTCAACAAGTATAAATTACAATCAACAAACTATATTAAAAACCAGAAAAATGAGCAAGCTAAGAAGGCAAATGAGCGCTAATACCGCTAGTGTGGTTGAAACCAAAAGCCTGATTTCTATCAAAGGAAAAACAGGTAATCTGTATGAATCAATCGCCATTATTGCGCGCAGAGCTAATCAGATCAATGTTTCATTGAGAGAAGAGTTGCACAATAAACTGGAAGAGTTTGCTAGTCATACAGACAGTCTGGAAGAGATCCATGAGAACAAGGAGCAGATCGAGATCTCTAGAGCCTATGAGAAAATGC
Above is a genomic segment from Sediminibacterium sp. KACHI17 containing:
- a CDS encoding DNA-directed RNA polymerase subunit omega; amino-acid sequence: MSKLRRQMSANTASVVETKSLISIKGKTGNLYESIAIIARRANQINVSLREELHNKLEEFASHTDSLEEIHENKEQIEISRAYEKMPNPAILATQEFMEDKIYHRKNNDNDLFR
- the bamD gene encoding outer membrane protein assembly factor BamD, yielding MNRIGIFLLASVLLVSCSNKFSKVLKSKDYEYKYKMAEQYYAKKDYTKAQVLFEDIFPYVKGTARYEDMYYKFAYSYYYQNDFMNAENLFKSFVENFPNSTKGEECDYMRAYCYFRQSPKIDLDQTSTNKTMQLMQAFINTHPTSSRVQEATDIIDKCREKLEAKEFKSAQLYYNLGFYKAAAIAFGNVSDNFPDSKKADEYKLQVIKSYFRYAEMSYEEKQIERFQKVIEECQDFSDRYADSKYLEEVNKYKLQSTNYIKNQKNEQAKKANER